In the genome of Mucilaginibacter sp. 14171R-50, the window TTGAAGTTTACCGATGCCGATATTGAGCTGGTAAGTAGCCTCTTAGCGGCTTTATACAAGCCCGGTAACGCGTTAGACAAGTTAGTTAAAACACAGCTCATTCCGTCTGGCTGTTATATTTTGTATAAAGACGAAACGCCCGCTAACCTTTTAATAAAAGCCTGGCAACAGGATGCCGCGGCGGTAAATTTTGCCATCGGGGTGTATGGCGAAGGCCGAAAGCCCAATTATCCCGCTATTGATTCTATCAGCTTTGATGTTCACAAGAAAAACTACCTTATATTAATGTATGATTGTGCAACCGAGGTTGCCGATGTAACCAGATCAACCAGCCTTTTCTTTGCCATACCTCTCCACTCAGCGCTTACTTATCTTGAAATAAATGAACGCAATAATGCGGGCGACTTTGAACCGATGGCAGCTACCGAAAATAAGCTCGCCGTAACCAAAATAAAAACTATTAATTGGGCGGGGTATCCATACAGCCATATACTGGTGCCGGGGGCAGGTCCGGATAATCTGATCACACCATTAAGCGGAGAGGGAATGTTGCGCTGCCGCACCGCGGCAAGAGCATACTTTACAGGTAAAGCGCCGTTTGTAGTGGTATCGGGCGGGGCGGTGCATCCTTACAAAACCCGGAATAACGAGGCGATTGAAATGCGAAAGTATATGATCAAGACCTTGCATGTGCCCGCCTACGCGGTAATAATTGACCCGCATGCCCGCCACACTACAACCAACATCCGTAATGATGTCAGGATAGTTTTTAGGTATAGTATGCCGTTTGCACAACCCGGACTTATCGTTACCGATAAATACCAGAATGATTTTATAGAAAATATGGAGAAGCGATGCCTAAACGAATTAAAGTATATACCGTACAAGCTGGGCAAGCGATTATCTGAAACCGAACTTGAATTTTATCCGGTTATTACCTCGCTGCAGATAGATGCTGATGAGCCAATGGACCCATAAAAACACATGAAAACTACACTGTCTGTCATCTCGTTATTATTAGCCGCCTGGCTTACCCCATTTGTTCAAAAGAACATCAATACCACCATCGTGCGCGAAACTACTGTAGATTCGCTTGGCGCATGCCAGGGAGCATCTTACCAAAACGGCCGCATATTTTTATACGGCGATAGGGAGGTGGGCATGATACGCGAGTACAAGTGGCAAAAGGATAGCCTTGTTTATACAAACAAAGAATATAAGCTCACCCAAAACGGGCAGGACGTTATAGGCCACCCAACAGGCATTGCGTTTAATGGCAGTAATAAAGTGTTTATTGGCAACTCCGTCCGTCTGAATAAAGAGGGTACGCAGTGGAAGGCCGTTATATACCAGATTAACTGGCCGGGATTGCAAAATACAGGCACGCTTGATGGCAACATCATCAGCACTATTGACGATGACGCCTGCATACAGGGCACCCGCCCCGAATATGTAAAGTATAACAACAAATGGTACCTTGCCACTGCCGATTATGGCAACAAAGGAAACGAAGTAAGGTTGTACGACCCCGAAAAGCTGGCACGTTGCAAAAAAACGTCAGAACCGGGGGTGCTCTACAAAAAGTTTACCTGTACACCTTGGGTGCAAAACCTGTATTGGGTATCTGATAAAGGCATCCTTATACTGATACAAAATCAGGTTGAAGGCCGTAAATGGCGTTTAACTTATGTAGACCTGAAGAAGTCTGTAGATGCCGGTGGTATGCAGGTGATCAAGCAGATTGATATAGACAGCCGACCGGATGAACTGGAAGGCTTTACCTTCATTAACGGACATACGGGCATTGCCGTTACCTCCTCGCGTAAAAACAACGTTAGCTATACCAACACTACCTGGTAAAATATTTTTCCACTTAACAGAATGTTAACCTTTATACGCTGTTTTGTTAAGACATCTGTGATAGCTTTGTTGCCATTATAGTAAAGTACCTATCTGTAATTTACTTTTACTTTAATAAAGTAATCAACTTATTTAAAAATCGTTAAAATTTTCTGCCTATGTAGCACCATTTCCTATCGACCAGAAAACAGGCATAAAACACAAAAACCGGAGCTGCGCTAACATCTTCCGGTTTAAGTGATCGCTTGTTTATAAACTCATACCAATAAGTCTTTCAACAATTAACTTTTAAATGTATGCAAAAAAAGATTACCGACAATCTTTTAAAGCAAGCATGTAACAGTATTACTTTTGTTTTACTGTTAATGTTTGCTACCACGGCTTTTGCCGCCAAACCCGCTGTAAGTGCAGCAACTTTCGACAACATTACAGGTACCGTAATAGACGAGACCGACCAGCCACTACCCGGTGTAACCGTAAGAGTAAAAAATACATCTGTTGCAGTTAGTACCGATGCCAGGGGCCACTTTTCTATTAATGCCGATAGGGGCGCTACCCTGGTGTTTAGTTTTATTGGCTACATAAGCCAGGAAATTACTTACGCAGGCAGCCCGATAAATATAAAACTTAAACCGCAGGCCAACATGCTTAACGAAGTGGTGGCTATTGGCTATCAAACCATGCGTAAAAGCGATGTAACCGGCGCCATTTCAAGTGTCAAAGCAAGCGAGCTTAACCTGGCCGCGCCAACCATTGGGCAGGCTTTAGTTGGTAAAATTGCCGGTGTGCAGGTGTCGCAAACCAGTGGTGCGCCTTACCAGAGTACCAAAATACGCGTAAGGGGTGTGGGTTCGTTCAACGCCAGTTCCGATCCGCTTTATGTTATTGATGGTTACCCTGCTAATAACGACGTGTATATTAATCCGGAGGATGTAGAATCTATAGACATTTTAAAAGATGCTGCATCTGCTGCTATATATGGTTCAAGGGCATCAGGTGGGGTGGTTTTGATCACAACCAAGCGCGGTAAAGAGGGTAAAGGCAAATTTGAATACGATGTTCAGATAGGTAGCGACCAACTGGCCCATAAAGTAAAGTTGCTTAACTCTGATGACTTTGCCCAGTTAGTTATTGATGGCCGTAACAACGCCTACCATGACCTTTGGGTGAACACGGGCCACACATGGAATGATGCCATGTACGGCGACCCAAATGCAACCCGGGTTACCAACGTAGGTAACGCAGGTAGTGTGCAGATCCCCGATTACCTGTATGACTTTTCGACTCAATCGTTGAAACACCAAACGGTAAACACCGACTGGCAGGACGAGCTCTACCGCAAAACGTTGTACCAAAAGCATACGCTTTCGTTTTCGGGCGGCTCAAACGGCACGCGTTATTATTTTAGCGGCGCTTACCAGAACCAGCCGGGTATCATTGTATCATCAGGCCAGGAGCGTTATAACTTTCGTTCGAACGTAGAGTCCGACATCAGCAAAAAATTACACGTGGGCGCTAATGTCTCTTATACCCAAAACTACAACCGCGAGACGCAGGAGGGAAGGTTTGATCACGGCCCTATATTGGGTGCATTAATTTATATGCCATTCTTCCCGGCCTATAACGCAGATGGTTCCCTGGCAACCAATACAGCGGCTGCGCAGTCATCGGCCTATGGTTTCCAAAGCATTGAAAACCCTGTTGCGCTGGCAACCCGTACAAAAATTAGCAGGAAAGGTTACCGTACCAACGTTAATGCCGTGGCCAGCTATAAAATAATTGATCCGTTAACCTTTAAAGTCAACGTTGGTACTAATACATATAATGAGAAGTATGATTACTATTTGCCAACTACTTTAAGTAGCGGTGCTAACCCACCGGGGTCGGCACAGTCAATTGCCGCTGCTAATGCAGTAGCGCAAACCAATACCGTTAATGATCAATTAGCCGAGTTTACACTTAATTACAACAAGCAATTCGGTAAACATCGTATCGACGCGTTGGGCGGTTATACCATTCAGCGCACAACCGGCGACCTTATGTCGGTTACGGCAAAGGGTTTCCAGAATGATAACGTTACCGAAATAACAGGTAAGGGTGCCGATGCAGCCTTTTTTACACTAAACAACAATACAGGTAAATCAACTACTACGCTACTATCTTATTTTAGTCGGGTTGCCTATAACTACGCTGGTAAATACTACTTAACGGGTTCATTCCGTGCAGATGGTTCTTCTCGTTTTGGCCCTAAAAACAAGTACGGCTATTTCCCATCGGTAGCTGCCGGCTGGACAGTATCTGAAGAGCCTTTTTACAACAGCCTGCTTGGCGAACAATCAACCGTTAAATTGCGGGCAAGCTGGGGCTTAAGTGGTAATTACAATATTCCTAATTACGGTTATCTGCAAACATTGTCAAACCCAACCGGTGTGGTATTTGGTAACGGCCAGGTTGCCTCTGCAACCTATCCTAACGGTTTAAAAGACCCTAATCTTAGCTGGGAATCTACCTCTCAGTATAACTTTGGCGCCGAATTTGGTTTACTTAAAGACCGTTTATCGTTAATTGCCAATTACTACATAAGTAAATCTTATAATTTGTTGTACAACCAGCCTATATCGGCTATTTCGGGTGCTACAACAATCCTTACCAATCTGCGTAACTCAGAGATCCGCAACACCGGTTTTGATTTCCAACTGGATGGCCGTGCTGTTCAGAGTAAAGATTTTAATCTGAGTATAAGCGGTAACATCTCTATTAACCGCAATAAGGTTACCAAACTTAGCGGCAACAATACCATTATTATTAACGGTGCCGAGCGTTCGTACTTAACCAACATTACCCAACAGGGGCAACCTGTAGGTATGTTCTACGGCTTTAAAGTAGCGGGCATGGTAACTGAAGAGAACATTGGCAAAGTTGCACCGTCATCGGCACAATCAAACCCATTACATGTTGGCGATCTTTATTTCGAGGACACTAACCGTGATGGCGTCGTGAATGATGCGGACAAAACCGTTATCGGTAACCCATACCCGGATTTTACTTATGGCTTTGCTATTAACCTTAACTATAAAAAGGTCGACTTCAGCGCATCTTTTAACGGTTCGCAAGGTAATGAAGTGTTAGACGGGCAGGATTATTACCTGTACAATATGGAAGGATCGGGCAACCAGTATGCAAACGTGGCCGACCGCTATCGTAACGCTGCAAACCCGGGCAATGGCACCGTTTATCGTGCATCACGCGCAGGTACACAAAGCAATAGTACCCGCTTATCAACTTTCTATCTGCAAGATGGTTCGTTTCTTCGGTGTAATAACATCACCCTGGGTTACACTTTGCCAAAATCGGCTGTTACAGCTATTGGCATGAGTAACCTGCGTATTTACGGCTCGGTGGTAAACGCGTTTACCATCACCAAATACAAAGGGTACAATCCCGAGGTTGACTATAACTTCAGCAGCGGTGCTTCAAACAACACCCAGCCGTCTAACCTTGCCCCCGGAATCGACTATGGTGTGTATCCTTTGGTGCGCTCGTTCAACTTAGGCGTACGTGCTACATTCTAACATTAAATGATAAAAGAGATGAAGAAGAATATTATTATAACCGTGAGTGCAGCCGCTTTGCTCGCAGTATCAATGCCCTCATGTAAAAAAGATTTTCTGGATCAGAAAAATCCTAACGCAATTGACTTAAGCGAAAGTTTTCGTACACCGTCAGACGTTTTAACAGCCGTGAATGGTATTTACCAATCGTTACGCAGCAGCAACAATATTGGCGAAAACAGCGGTTTGTGGACGGATGAACGGTCTGACGATACGGGCCGCAACGACAATCAGTCTAACGCCGGCGAGCCGTTTCAGTTTGGCAATTTTTCTATACTGCCAAGCAACACCTATTTAAAAAGCCATTGGGTATCATTGTATGGTACTATCTCTCGTGCTAATGTGGTGTTATCAAACATTGATAAAGTAACCTTTAGCGATCCTGCCCAAAAGCAGCAATATATTGCCGAAGCCGAATTTTTACGTGCGGTAATGTATTTCCAGTTGGTGCGCACCTGGGGCGACGTGCCCCTGGTAACTAAACAACTTACTTATGGTGAACTGACCGACGCTACTGCCCGCGAAAAACAGGCCGTTGTTTACGCGCAAATAGTAGCTGACCTTAAAGATGCATTGAACAGTAACCTTCCCGATCTGCAAAGCGGCGCAAACCTGGGCCGTACATCAAAAGCAGCCATAAATGCTACATTGGGCCAGGTTTATTTAACCATGGCAACCACGCAAGACCAGGCCGCCCGTACAGAGAATCTCAACAACGCCAAAACTTACCTGCTTGCCGCGTACAATATGCGTAAATTTGGTAGCTTAAGCAGTATCCCGTATGCTGATGTTTTCGACGTAGCTAAGAAAGCTTCCAACCAGGAGGTCATCTGGCAGATCGTAAACAAACAGGGCGACCCTACCTATAGCTCTTCTATAGCTGCCAATAACCAGGCAAAAGGCGAAAACATCAATTCACTCGCGCCACAGTCTGGCGTGGGCGGTAACGTAACGCCCGATCTGATCAAGGAATACGAAGCAGGCGACCCGCGTATGGCGTTCTCGGTAAAATTTGCTAATGACCCTATTGTTAAGGATTACTTTATCACTAAATTCAGGGATACAAGCCCTACGGCGTCAAACCTGGGTTATGGCGGTAACGACTGGATACTGATCCGCTACGCCGATGTTATATTGATGCTGGCCGAAGTAAGCAATTACCTCGGCGATAAAGGTGGTGCAATTACCTACCTGGATATGGTACGTACAAGGGCAGGTATGCCAACTTACGCAGCATCATTGACCAACCCGGCGTATGCCGACAAATACACCGACTTGCGTATGGCTATCCTGCACGAACGCCGTGTTGAGCTGGCGTTTGAGCACCACCGCTGGTTCGATCTGTTGCGCACTTTTAATGCCGAGGACCTTGTTATTTATTTCAGAGCTAAAAGTCAGGCGGATTTTGGTATACCTAAACTTAGTAACTTCACCACAAAAGACATTTACTTCCCGATCCCGTTTGATGAGTACAAACTGAATCCGGAGAAAATGTACCAAAACCCGGGCTATAATTAATAATGATAATAATATAAAAGGGGAGTAACATCCCCTTTTTAATTTGCTTAAGATGAGAACCAAACTGATCGTAACTGTACTGCTGTTAGCCGCCGGCAGCCTAAAAGCCCAGAAAAAAGTATTGGTAGCCGCGCACCGTGGAGACTGGCGGAATGCGCCGGAGAATTCGTTACGTGCTTTTGAGTATGCCGCCGCTATGGGTGTAGATATTGTCGAGCTGGACTTAAACAAAACTAAAGATGGCGTGCTTATTATTATGCACGACCAAACTATCGACCGAACCACCAATGGCAAAGGTAAACCGTCTGATTACACGCTGGAAGAGATCCGCAAGTTTGGTTTGAAGAATGGGTTAGGCCGTGTAACCCGCAACTCTATTCCAACCTTTAAAGAGGTGATGCAGGCACTTAAAGGAAAACCCATTATGGTAAACCTGGACAAGAGCTACCCATATTACCGCGAAGCCTGTCAGGCGCTTAATGAAACCGGCACATTGAAACAAGCCATATTTAAGGCAGAGGTAACTTACCCGGCAATGAAAGAACGCTATGGAAGTCTGATAGACAGCATAACCTACATGCCTGTTGTTAATTTGGATAAGCCGGACGCGCGGTTGATAATTAACGAGTACCTGCAACACATGAAGCCCTGGGCTTTTGAGCTGAACTTTAAAACGGATACCTCATCTATTCTTACCGATAATAAATTTATTACCCGGACTGGTGCTAAAGTTTGGCTCAACTCACTTTGGGCATCCCTCAACGCTGGGCACGACGACGACCTTGCTGTAGAAGAAGGCAACAAAAAAGATAGCTGGGACTGGCTGCTGGCTCATGGTGCGATGGTTTTACAAACAGACAGGCCAAGAGAACTGCTGGCGTATTTAAGATTCAGATACCTTCGCAGCCAAAAGGACTAAAAAAAGAACAGTAGCTATGTTTCAATAGTTTTTTTTATTCAGAAAAGTCTTAAAATCATATCTAACTTATCACGAAATGTACACACAGGCTATACCATTTTTTACCTTGTCTGTTTTTACGGTGAAGCGTACATCAAATGACTGTGATGTTCTCATCTTTTAACAGTTTTAAAAAAGTAAAACGATTAATAAATCCCCGAACCTTCGATTTCGGGGTTTTTTAAGATGAAAAAAGGTGCAGATTTCTGATCTTTCACGGTATTTTTGAGTCCTTATTTTATTATGGTTTTTGGTTCCAGATATTCTTCCAGACCTGTTATTCCGTTTTCCCGGCCGATCCCTGAACTTTTGAAACCTCCGAAAGGTGCCATGGGATCATGTTTTAAGGTATTGATCAATACCCGGCCTGCTTTAAGTTGATCAGCAACGTTTTGAGCGCGCGCTTCTTCGCCCGAGCTTACGTAGGCCATTAAACCGTATTCAGAATCGTTAGCTATTTTAATTGCTTCATCTTCGGTGCGATAGGAAAGAACAGACAACACCGGGCCAAAGATCTCTTCTCTGGCGATCTTCATGTCATTCCGCACCCCAATAAAAATGGTTGGCTTTACGTAATAGCCTTTTTCCAAACCCTCCGGCTTTCCCATGCCGCCGACAAGCAGTTCGGCACCTTCGTTAATTCCGCTTTGAATATACTGCTGGATACGGTCAAACTGCTTCTGGCTGGCCAGCGGGCCGATCTTAGCATCGGCGATAGACGGATCGCCCACAACAAATTGAGCAGCTTCCCGGGTCAATAGCCGTTTCACCTCGTCGATTTTAGCTTCGGGTACTAATAATCGGGTACCCGCGATACATGCCTGCCCATTGTTCATAAACGCTGCTTGAAGTGCCATTGGTATGGCTTGGTTTAAATCAGCGTCATCAAGTATAATGTTGGCTGATTTTCCGCCTAATTCCAGCGTTACGCGTTTCATCGTATCGACCGCTTGTCTGGCCAGTAGTTTGCCTACTACGGTGGAACCGGTAAATGATATTTTGGTTACCTGCTCATTTTCCATTATTGGCTTGGTGATCACTGCACCGTCTCCATTAACCATGTTGACCACACCCGCAGGCAGGCCGGCTGCGGCAATACACTCCATGATAATTTGTGCCTGCCATGCGCCGAATTCACTTGGCTTGAGTATCACGGTACAGCCTGCTGCTATTGCAGCAGCAACCTTAATAGCTATTGATCCGGCTACCGCGTTCCAGGGGGTAAATAAAGCGGCAATGCCTATAGGTTCCATTACTACGGAAGATTCATTCACCTGCTTTGTAAAAGCATAATCTTCCAATAATTTTGCCTGATTGGCAAAAGTGGTAGCGGCAATCAGGTTGGCCCATTTCGCCCGCTCATTGGGAGCGCCGTATTCCAAAATCGTCGCATTGATCAGATCATCTATCCGCGATTCAATTTCGACGCTTATTCTGTTTAAATAAGCAATCCGTTCGGCTTTTGTACTGGCGGCAAATGCCGGCAAAGCAGCTTTAGCCGCTTCAATAGCCAATAAGGTATCTTGCTCATCCGCATAGGTTATCTGTGCTATTTCTTCTCCATCTAAAGGAGACATTATTTTTACCACTTGTGTGCCATGTGGTTTTCTGAACTGTCCGTTCACAAAAACGCTTTCTATTGTTTTCATATCAAAATATTTCAAAGGATTAATGATGATGTCTTTTACTGCAACGCATTTGCGGCTTTAATAATTACTTCTGCTACGGCCTCGGCCTGAGAAATGAATATTACGTGGCTGCCATTAATTACTGTGATCTTAGCTTTTGCGCGTTCGTACATCGCACGTTCTGTCGAAGGGTTCAAAGCTTTATCAAGCGTTGCGATGATACCATAGCTTGGCTTGCTTTTCCATGCTACCTGCTCAACCGGTTCTTCAAAACATTTACCAATAATCGGCACTTGTGATGCGTTCATAAATTCGCTTTGTGCTGTGCTTAAATCACCCGCAAAGCCGCCATGAAATTTAGCCGGATCGAAGTAAACATAACCGAACTGATCAGGCGACGTGAAGCCAGCTTCGGGCGAAGCAGGTGCCGCAGCAACCCATTTTCCTGTAGTCTCACCTTTATCCGGCATAAAAGCAGCTACGTAAACTAATGCAGCTACCTTTTCATTTATGCCGGCTTCTGTAATGACGGTTCCGCCCCAGGAATGGCCTACTAAAACCACCTTTCCGTCCTGCCGGTTAATCACACTGTTGGTGGCATCAACATCCGCTTTCAGCGATGTTAAAGGATTTTGTACGATACTGACGTGATATCCTTTTTTGACCAGGATATCGTAAACCGGTTTCCAACCAGAGCCGTCGGCAAAAGCGCCGTGAACTAATACAATGTTTTTTACTCCCTTGGGTTGAGCATGAGCTACATCCGTTCCTAAGTTAATAAGTGCTGCTATAAACAGGATAGTAAAAATTAAAAAGTGAAGGTTTTCTGAAGATTTGAATGATGTTTTCATGATTCTATAAATGATTTAATTGTTGATGAAAAGATTAAAGACTGGCTGAAGGTGAAGGAACAGAGGTTTTGGTAGCGGCTAATATTTCGCCTGTATCCGGCTTCTGTATGAAACCGATCAGTTCCCATTTTTGAGTGTCGAACCCCGTTGGTAATGCCACCGTTTCGCACCCTTTGCCTCCAGGAGACAAAGAAAACGTACTTAATTGCTTCACTATTTGTGCATGTGTAAGGGTTCGGCCTTCATTTTCGCCCGCTTTTACTATGCTTACGGCATGCTTTTGTACCAGGGCGAGTACCAGATTGCTTTGCGCCGACCCGCCTTCAGACCGGTAGGTAACGTTTAAATTTTTGCCAACCTGATGCGCTTGCAGGCTTAGGGTAGGAGTGGCCGTTCCATTAAGGGTTGCGGTTAGCGTATTTCTGATCTGTTCCTCGTCTGACCCAACAAACTCGGTTTTACCATTAACGATAAGTTGTGGCGTATATACTTCGCTCGTAAACTTGCGATTATACCAGTACTGCCTTTTAGAAAATTCAGGGCTGCTAAATACATCTTTCCAACCCAGGCGGTTCCAATAATCTACATGGTAAGCTAATATATAAACAGGTTTGTCTCCCGCTTCTTTTTGAATGCGTTCCAGTAGCGCTTCGGCAGGCGGGCAGCTCGAGCAGCCCTCAGAAGTGAATAACTCTAATACGGCGAAACCTTTACCTGAATCGAAATTCATAGGTTTGCGTTTACTTAAATGCTGACGGTC includes:
- a CDS encoding YdcF family protein — protein: MKKILVFSIFFLFSFGVSAQYSGALPGYKIVTGNNWVKAKNYYLLTLLEQDKQVQSLLKADAQLSKLSQEKYNALQAAIKNCKDGLCLPAALKFTDADIELVSSLLAALYKPGNALDKLVKTQLIPSGCYILYKDETPANLLIKAWQQDAAAVNFAIGVYGEGRKPNYPAIDSISFDVHKKNYLILMYDCATEVADVTRSTSLFFAIPLHSALTYLEINERNNAGDFEPMAATENKLAVTKIKTINWAGYPYSHILVPGAGPDNLITPLSGEGMLRCRTAARAYFTGKAPFVVVSGGAVHPYKTRNNEAIEMRKYMIKTLHVPAYAVIIDPHARHTTTNIRNDVRIVFRYSMPFAQPGLIVTDKYQNDFIENMEKRCLNELKYIPYKLGKRLSETELEFYPVITSLQIDADEPMDP
- a CDS encoding TonB-dependent receptor; this encodes MQKKITDNLLKQACNSITFVLLLMFATTAFAAKPAVSAATFDNITGTVIDETDQPLPGVTVRVKNTSVAVSTDARGHFSINADRGATLVFSFIGYISQEITYAGSPINIKLKPQANMLNEVVAIGYQTMRKSDVTGAISSVKASELNLAAPTIGQALVGKIAGVQVSQTSGAPYQSTKIRVRGVGSFNASSDPLYVIDGYPANNDVYINPEDVESIDILKDAASAAIYGSRASGGVVLITTKRGKEGKGKFEYDVQIGSDQLAHKVKLLNSDDFAQLVIDGRNNAYHDLWVNTGHTWNDAMYGDPNATRVTNVGNAGSVQIPDYLYDFSTQSLKHQTVNTDWQDELYRKTLYQKHTLSFSGGSNGTRYYFSGAYQNQPGIIVSSGQERYNFRSNVESDISKKLHVGANVSYTQNYNRETQEGRFDHGPILGALIYMPFFPAYNADGSLATNTAAAQSSAYGFQSIENPVALATRTKISRKGYRTNVNAVASYKIIDPLTFKVNVGTNTYNEKYDYYLPTTLSSGANPPGSAQSIAAANAVAQTNTVNDQLAEFTLNYNKQFGKHRIDALGGYTIQRTTGDLMSVTAKGFQNDNVTEITGKGADAAFFTLNNNTGKSTTTLLSYFSRVAYNYAGKYYLTGSFRADGSSRFGPKNKYGYFPSVAAGWTVSEEPFYNSLLGEQSTVKLRASWGLSGNYNIPNYGYLQTLSNPTGVVFGNGQVASATYPNGLKDPNLSWESTSQYNFGAEFGLLKDRLSLIANYYISKSYNLLYNQPISAISGATTILTNLRNSEIRNTGFDFQLDGRAVQSKDFNLSISGNISINRNKVTKLSGNNTIIINGAERSYLTNITQQGQPVGMFYGFKVAGMVTEENIGKVAPSSAQSNPLHVGDLYFEDTNRDGVVNDADKTVIGNPYPDFTYGFAINLNYKKVDFSASFNGSQGNEVLDGQDYYLYNMEGSGNQYANVADRYRNAANPGNGTVYRASRAGTQSNSTRLSTFYLQDGSFLRCNNITLGYTLPKSAVTAIGMSNLRIYGSVVNAFTITKYKGYNPEVDYNFSSGASNNTQPSNLAPGIDYGVYPLVRSFNLGVRATF
- a CDS encoding RagB/SusD family nutrient uptake outer membrane protein, whose protein sequence is MKKNIIITVSAAALLAVSMPSCKKDFLDQKNPNAIDLSESFRTPSDVLTAVNGIYQSLRSSNNIGENSGLWTDERSDDTGRNDNQSNAGEPFQFGNFSILPSNTYLKSHWVSLYGTISRANVVLSNIDKVTFSDPAQKQQYIAEAEFLRAVMYFQLVRTWGDVPLVTKQLTYGELTDATAREKQAVVYAQIVADLKDALNSNLPDLQSGANLGRTSKAAINATLGQVYLTMATTQDQAARTENLNNAKTYLLAAYNMRKFGSLSSIPYADVFDVAKKASNQEVIWQIVNKQGDPTYSSSIAANNQAKGENINSLAPQSGVGGNVTPDLIKEYEAGDPRMAFSVKFANDPIVKDYFITKFRDTSPTASNLGYGGNDWILIRYADVILMLAEVSNYLGDKGGAITYLDMVRTRAGMPTYAASLTNPAYADKYTDLRMAILHERRVELAFEHHRWFDLLRTFNAEDLVIYFRAKSQADFGIPKLSNFTTKDIYFPIPFDEYKLNPEKMYQNPGYN
- a CDS encoding glycerophosphodiester phosphodiesterase family protein, translating into MRTKLIVTVLLLAAGSLKAQKKVLVAAHRGDWRNAPENSLRAFEYAAAMGVDIVELDLNKTKDGVLIIMHDQTIDRTTNGKGKPSDYTLEEIRKFGLKNGLGRVTRNSIPTFKEVMQALKGKPIMVNLDKSYPYYREACQALNETGTLKQAIFKAEVTYPAMKERYGSLIDSITYMPVVNLDKPDARLIINEYLQHMKPWAFELNFKTDTSSILTDNKFITRTGAKVWLNSLWASLNAGHDDDLAVEEGNKKDSWDWLLAHGAMVLQTDRPRELLAYLRFRYLRSQKD
- a CDS encoding aldehyde dehydrogenase family protein, with amino-acid sequence MKTIESVFVNGQFRKPHGTQVVKIMSPLDGEEIAQITYADEQDTLLAIEAAKAALPAFAASTKAERIAYLNRISVEIESRIDDLINATILEYGAPNERAKWANLIAATTFANQAKLLEDYAFTKQVNESSVVMEPIGIAALFTPWNAVAGSIAIKVAAAIAAGCTVILKPSEFGAWQAQIIMECIAAAGLPAGVVNMVNGDGAVITKPIMENEQVTKISFTGSTVVGKLLARQAVDTMKRVTLELGGKSANIILDDADLNQAIPMALQAAFMNNGQACIAGTRLLVPEAKIDEVKRLLTREAAQFVVGDPSIADAKIGPLASQKQFDRIQQYIQSGINEGAELLVGGMGKPEGLEKGYYVKPTIFIGVRNDMKIAREEIFGPVLSVLSYRTEDEAIKIANDSEYGLMAYVSSGEEARAQNVADQLKAGRVLINTLKHDPMAPFGGFKSSGIGRENGITGLEEYLEPKTIIK
- a CDS encoding alpha/beta fold hydrolase, whose product is MKTSFKSSENLHFLIFTILFIAALINLGTDVAHAQPKGVKNIVLVHGAFADGSGWKPVYDILVKKGYHVSIVQNPLTSLKADVDATNSVINRQDGKVVLVGHSWGGTVITEAGINEKVAALVYVAAFMPDKGETTGKWVAAAPASPEAGFTSPDQFGYVYFDPAKFHGGFAGDLSTAQSEFMNASQVPIIGKCFEEPVEQVAWKSKPSYGIIATLDKALNPSTERAMYERAKAKITVINGSHVIFISQAEAVAEVIIKAANALQ
- a CDS encoding thioredoxin family protein — translated: MKMLKLSAICAAVVLLLTSAAYVDRQHLSKRKPMNFDSGKGFAVLELFTSEGCSSCPPAEALLERIQKEAGDKPVYILAYHVDYWNRLGWKDVFSSPEFSKRQYWYNRKFTSEVYTPQLIVNGKTEFVGSDEEQIRNTLTATLNGTATPTLSLQAHQVGKNLNVTYRSEGGSAQSNLVLALVQKHAVSIVKAGENEGRTLTHAQIVKQLSTFSLSPGGKGCETVALPTGFDTQKWELIGFIQKPDTGEILAATKTSVPSPSASL